The genomic DNA ttgtcaccaaagccccatatactacccaccattgtgacctgtatgctctcgttggctggccctcactacatattcgtcgccaatcccactggctccaggtcatctataaatctatgctaggcaaatccccaccttatcttagctcattggtaaccatagcaacacccacccgtagtatgcactccagcaggtatacctcactggtcatccccaaagccaacacctcctttggccgccattccttccagttctctgctgctaatgactggaacgaactgcaacaatctctgaagctggagactcttatctccctcactaactttaagcatcagttgtcagagcagcttaccgatcactgcacctgtacacagcccattctgtaattagcccacccaactacctcatccccatattgttatttattttgttcatttgcaccccagtatctctatttgcacatcatcttctgcacatctatcactccagtgttaatactaaattgtaattattttgcactatgggctatttattgccttacctccataacctactacatttgcacacactatagattttctattgtgttattgactgtatgttttgtttatcccatgtgtaactctgtgttgttgttgtttttatcgcactgctttgctttatcttggccaggtcgcagttgtaaatgagaacttgttctcaactggcttgcctggttaaataaaggtgaaataaaaataaatcaaataaaacacCAATGCCaccctcctctttcatgttgcctaaacggtctatgactctgtcatagtACCCactagtttttgttgtcctaggctacctggctaaaatacttGCTCGCTAGCTTCCTTTCATGGGCGATGATatgccaggccagctagttaacattagcatactacatctaACTACATGTTGAATTTCCAtcttctcaggccaggggcacaatgtaggaatttatggttggatcagaatcgccgttataattaTTGGCCAGTagggagaattaagtaaaaccacaagtccaaatccctatcttcattgatggctaatttaggaaagggaagattttagctagctaggtagccaccagaggacaacaacacaacgagatgcaacaattcaagtttttttctgTCAATAATTACGTTTGCcttgtgatgtgattggtctgaagccaaatccaaactggcttccctctacacttttttttggtgcgccaggaccattcacagctgagctcactcagtttagctcaacgctgattggctattattttattttttttaatatcaagggaggccaaatgctcgctggcttcccttacATTCAATGCTATaggtggcaacaatgtcatactctttctgaCCAGACCGCATCAGATAGATatgctacacatactgagacagaggggtgctgttttgTTCGATCAAATGCTTTCTCCGGTGAAATACATTCatcctcttgcgaattgaaggaaatgtatgaaacacagagacacattttTGGGGGAATACACGCGCCactggagatgaattcacctttcagcaggccaaaaatctaaaacacaaggccaaaactacactggagttgcttaccaagaagtccgtgaatgttcctgagtggccgagttacagttttgacttaaatctgcttgacaacctatggcaagacctgaaaatggttgtctagcaatgatcaacaaccaatttgacagagcttgaagaatttgttaaagaataatggggaactgttgcacaatccaggtgtggaaagctcttagagatttacccagaaagccaaaggtgattctaacgtattgactcagggggttgaatccttatctaatcaagatatattagtgttttatttcgaatgttttacaaatgttcacATTTttcatccactttgacattagagtactttgtgtagatcgttgaaagAAAATAACAATTCAaaccatttgaatcccactttgtcaAGGgatcaagggatgtgaatactttctgaaggcactgtatctgcccCCATTGACAGAGTTCTATGAGATGTAGTCATAATCAAGCATACTTCTCTTTCACTGCATCTGGACTCTCCTCAGTGGCTCCAGTCCCTGCTGCTAAGGCCACATCATCACTATCGGTGTCATCCATATTCATGTTCCTCTCCTCATCGGAGGTCTCCTCCAGAGCTGCCACTGCATCATCACTACTGTCTGAGCAATCACCTACTTCACTGCCACCTGAGGaactcccctcttcctcctcatcatcctcctcctcttcactagATGTCGACTCATACCTGGACAGAAGCACGTCTAGTTAGTTATCTTTAACATTGGTCATCATTTCCTTCTAATATGCCCTGCGTATTGTCAGTGTAATGGTAATATGTGCTGATTTGACACATTAATTGATGGCAAAGCACCACTTACCCCCCATTGAGAATGCCAACAAACTGCAAGCTCTTCTTGCCGCTGCTGTGTGATTCACTGGAACTActcccatccttcttcttcatgaTTGATTTTAGCATACCTGTGGCCACAACGGATGTGGTGAGTGACCCAACCAATATGTTAGTACATTGAATTCTATATTACTTTTATACCTGCTTTATTAGTGTGGGGGAATCATTTATCTTCTAAATGAAGTACTATTGTATAAATACACTTGGCACTCACTTCCAACCATTGTTGTTGGAGTGCTGGCCGCCgtttcctcctctttcactcccttTCCTTCGGGTAAACTGACCGTCTCCTCGCCAGGGTTGACCTTGTACTCCGTGATGGTCGTCTGTCTCCTCTTCAGCGCAGTGACTGGAGCTATCTGCTctatgtcctcctcctcctcgtatAGATTCTCCCATTGACTTCCAGTGCTGATCAGTACTACTGGGGTTGATTCCTCTTCTGCAGGGCTCTCCACAGAGTCAGTCTGAGTGCTCTGGTCGTAATGTCCAGCTCTCAAATCCTCACCTACACATGCGTCAACCACCTCAAGACAACAGGAGACTGCGACATTCTGTGACATTGTAGAGGCTTCAGTCCCAACTTGGGCATGGGCAGAGTCTGGTTTGGCAAGGACCCCCTTCTCGGACGTTGCCTTGGACTTCCATTCATCCTCCTGGGCTTTGAGCACTGCCAGGTCCTCGTCAGCCTGGCCAAGTCGCCCTTCCAGAACTGAGATGGACTCCTGCTGGAACTTGATGGTGTCCAGTAGGGTGTCGATCTCCCTCTGGGCATCGCTGCTTAGCCCCAGCTGGGATTCCATCACCCAAACTGAAGCCTCCTCTGTCTCCACTATGGCCTGCACCCCCTCCTCGTGGACGGCCGGCGCCTCCGTGGCCACCCCTTTCTCGCagacgtccatctgcagcgtgccctCTGAGGCGTCCTTGGCGCCCAGGCTGTAGTAGAAGACCCCAGCGTCCAGCGACATGTCGTCCCCGATGGCCACAGACTTCTTCTCCACAACCTTCTCCGGAACTTTCTCAGAACATGCTCCATCTTTCTCTGTCTTGCCTTCAAACTTCTCTGTCAGCTTTCTGAGGTCCCCTACTTTACTTGGACTCTTTGGACTTCTGGGACTCTTAGGGGATAAAGGAGGACGTTCCTGACTCCGTGTGCCTACGTCCACCGTGGTGGTATTAGTACTGCTGACTACTGTTGTAGCCTGTTGTTGGGCCGCCAAGGTCTTCTTCTCCTGCAGTGCCAGTAGGAGCATGTCTTTCTCAGCCCGTAGCTTGGCCACCTCTCTTTCCAGCACTGGGACCCCCTTTACTCGCTCCTCCATCTCCTTCAGTTGCCTCAGGGCAGTGGCCATCTGTTCTCTCACCGTCTGCAATTGGCTGGGCGGCAGAGTAGCCATTCCGGTGCTAGAGGCCGGGGTGCTCTTCCCCGAGGTGTGGGGACTGGGTCTGGTCAGGCTACTCTGAGATGGGCTGGGGGAGGCAGAGGACAGGTGCAAGGGCTGGCCGTCCACGCTGGCTGCTGCACTAGCTGGGGTGACATGGGTAGGGGCAGCCCTGGGGTTTTGCTTTGGTGGGTCAGAGAGCTGGAAATGGGCGCCATTTTGGTGCTGGTAGCTCTGCTCCTGCTGCAGTCTCAGGCTGGTCTCCAGGAGGGTCCTCTCTACCCTGGGGtttcgtagtggaggtggtggtggcacTTTGCCggcagcagagagaggagggctgaggACAGACAGCGAGGACAAGGGTTGCCCCTCACTGGGAGCGGAGCCGATGCGATTCCGTGGGGGCGGGGGAGGTGGCACTCGACCATCTTCGCTGGCGGGCGAGGAGAGGGACTCTGTGGAGGTCCAGCCACTGGCGCGTCCCCCCACACTCGGGCTCCACTGGGAGACTTTGACCCCCCGGGATGACCTGCGGGAGTTGATGGGTGCCCGGCGGACATGGTGGCCGCTTTCTATCTCCTCCACAtacttcaggaagtccaggtcaAGCTGGAAGCCATACGGTGTCTGGACCGAATAGGAGCCCTGTTGATCCGCCTCTTCCCGACTGGAGTATAAAAATGGTGCGCCCAGATCTGCAAGCcgcaaaaaaaacatttataaTAACAGTTAGCAATTCTGTTTAATTCTTTCTAAGTCTTAGACAGTATC from Coregonus clupeaformis isolate EN_2021a chromosome 11, ASM2061545v1, whole genome shotgun sequence includes the following:
- the LOC121576843 gene encoding KN motif and ankyrin repeat domain-containing protein 2-like → MTQSVQVNPKLPDLGAPFLYSSREEADQQGSYSVQTPYGFQLDLDFLKYVEEIESGHHVRRAPINSRRSSRGVKVSQWSPSVGGRASGWTSTESLSSPASEDGRVPPPPPPRNRIGSAPSEGQPLSSLSVLSPPLSAAGKVPPPPPLRNPRVERTLLETSLRLQQEQSYQHQNGAHFQLSDPPKQNPRAAPTHVTPASAAASVDGQPLHLSSASPSPSQSSLTRPSPHTSGKSTPASSTGMATLPPSQLQTVREQMATALRQLKEMEERVKGVPVLEREVAKLRAEKDMLLLALQEKKTLAAQQQATTVVSSTNTTTVDVGTRSQERPPLSPKSPRSPKSPSKVGDLRKLTEKFEGKTEKDGACSEKVPEKVVEKKSVAIGDDMSLDAGVFYYSLGAKDASEGTLQMDVCEKGVATEAPAVHEEGVQAIVETEEASVWVMESQLGLSSDAQREIDTLLDTIKFQQESISVLEGRLGQADEDLAVLKAQEDEWKSKATSEKGVLAKPDSAHAQVGTEASTMSQNVAVSCCLEVVDACVGEDLRAGHYDQSTQTDSVESPAEEESTPVVLISTGSQWENLYEEEEDIEQIAPVTALKRRQTTITEYKVNPGEETVSLPEGKGVKEEETAASTPTTMVGSMLKSIMKKKDGSSSSESHSSGKKSLQFVGILNGGYESTSSEEEEDDEEEEGSSSGGSEVGDCSDSSDDAVAALEETSDEERNMNMDDTDSDDVALAAGTGATEESPDAVKEKFELSAKMREACLILKNHLNDDVKILKSKEVISSTHTVQLEWFRISSAKLAQPPRVSDYLMAFTEISSALLAHIVNMTDGNGNTALHYSVSHSNFTVVGLLLDTGMCCVDKQNKAGYTAIMLAALSAVKEEDDMVVVRKLFSQGNVNAKASQAGQTGLMLAVSHGRQEMVRALLDCGADVNVQDDEGSTALMCASEHGRAEIVSLLLDQPGCDISIVDNDGSNALSIALEASHNDTAVLLYAHMNYAKAQTAGTTKTRSPTSPQKTWPAAE